From a single Leishmania mexicana MHOM/GT/2001/U1103 complete genome, chromosome 7 genomic region:
- a CDS encoding phosphatidylglycerophosphate synthase-like protein produces the protein MPALLVYLIILAIAASVTFALFGEVGEAEVAPADALELFASATPTASGATPLSLEAAAETKTGGDDCGARTNHAMSVDESGMAHIKSLLTKCGVPPQQQEMISFLGRHCCVLPVKSNTVRVLNHPAVFYEELKRRVTAAQRSITLSALYIGDGPLSRDFVACLEERVRWAAAGGHPFSITILLDYNRMQDRKNLVSLKALMELAQQTASTASLPVDAVIAGANASSPVTRSPSTLGSSSIFADGERDAEEDEAVRGGRSDGASAATSATAAAASTGVKVNLFLYQNPSKWNRLFAPFGRAKEALGVQHTKIFVFDQRHTILTGANLSDDYFATRMDRYMIVEDNALVARWFTQLVRTENRMSHPVVCRKEFAKQLTGGGDTCASRTPNKNGALGHSSSAASPSSRIAAATANGSAPEPLQSLLRWVAERVIRAVSPPLTSLVSQREGSPTLHRKSNLVILANALQVDPSVDTEAFCARANALLHDFAAWARRLCAAAKVDWRCYDTFLFPTVQAGRAGVYHDSVIVKQLLRLSTNEDHIFLASPYLNMYASFVDEVLHGTSYVDCITASVQTNGWNGQKGMAGRIPFFYLQLERSFYYLMKAYNCLRRVHIREFSVKGLTFHAKGLWFMGRRCSSAAASSPGKDGEGDARQHHGGHGADAAAADPCPPECISAPYLVAYGSTNYGYRSVHKDVEVEAFLLTTNDALREMLRQELLFLLQQSVPVTETQFVGTAMGRFQPVISLIAHLGHDFL, from the coding sequence ATGCCCGCACTGCTCGTGTATCTTATCAtcctcgccatcgccgccagcgtcaccTTCGCGCTCTTTGGCGAGGTGGGAGAGGCGGAAGTGGCGCCAGCGGACGCGCTGGAGCTGTTTGCTTCTGCGACCCCCACAgcgagcggcgccacgcctctctcgctggaggcggctgccgagACGAAGACCGGCGGTGACGACTGTGGTGCTCGCACGAACCATGCCATGTCGGTAGATGAGAGCGGGATGGCGCACATCAAGTCGCTCTTAACGAAGTGCGGCGTgccgcctcagcagcaggagaTGATATCCTTCCTGGGCAGGCACTGCTGCGTGCTGCCGGTGAAGTCGAACACCGTCCGCGTGCTGAACCACCCCGCCGTCTTTTACGAGGAGCTGAAAAGGCGTgtcacggcggcgcagcgctccATCACACTCTCGGCCCTCTACATCGGTGATGGGCCCCTCTCGAGGGACTTCGTAGCATGCTTGGAGGAGCGCGTGCGATgggctgcagcaggcggacACCCGTTCTCCATCACGATCCTGCTCGACTACAACCGCATGCAGGACCGAAAGAACTTGGTTTCACTGAAGGCACTGATGGAGCTGGCACAGCAGACGGCGAGCACGGCCTCGCTGCCCGTCGACGCAGTGATAGCGGGAGCGAACGCGTCCTCTCCGGTGACGCGCTCGCCGTCCACGTTGGGAAGTTCCTCCATCTTCGCAGACGGCGAGCGagacgccgaggaggacgaggcggtcCGTGGAGGCAGATCAGACGGAGCAtcggccgccacctccgccaccgcagccgcggcgtcgaCCGGGGTAAAAGTAAATCTCTTCCTCTACCAGAACCCCAGCAAGTGGAATAGACTCTTCGCGCCCTTCGGGCGGGCCAAGGAGGCGCTCGGGGTGCAGCACACGAAAATCTTTGTCTTCGACCAGCGCCACACCATCCTGACCGGGGCGAACCTCTCAGACGACTACTTCGCCACCCGTATGGATCGCTACATGATCGTGGAGGACAACGCCCTCGTCGCGCGGTGGTTCACGCAGCTCGTGCGCACGGAAAATCGCATGTCGCACCCTGTCGTCTGCCGCAAGGAGTTTGCCAAGCAGCTCactggaggcggcgacaccTGTGCGAGTCGCACGCCTAACAAGAATGGTGCGCTGGGGCATTCTTCttctgccgcttcgccgtcCTCACGCATCGCGGCGGCAACCGCGAACGGCTCCGCGCCAGAGCCGCTGCAATCTCTGTTACGTTGGGTGGCGGAGAGGGTGATTCGCGCGgtgtcaccgccgctgacATCGCTGGTGTCGCAACGCGAGGGGTCGCCAACGCTGCATCGCAAGAGCAACCTTGTAATCTTGGCGAACGCGCTCCAGGTGGACCCCTCCGTCGACACGGAGGCCTTCTGTGCGCGGGCcaacgcgctgctgcatgaCTTTGCCGCGtgggcgcggcggctgtgcgcagcggcgaaggtCGACTGGCGCTGCTACGACACATTTCTGTTTCCGACGGTGCAGGCGGGTCGTGCGGGGGTGTACCACGACAGCGTCATcgtgaagcagctgctgcggctctcCACCAACGAGGATCATATATTTTTAGCCTCGCCGTACCTGAACATGTACGCGTCCTTCGTGGACGAGGTGCTACACGGCACGAGCTACGTTGACTGCATCACGGCGAGTGTGCAGACGAACGGGTGGAATGGGCAAAAGGGCATGGCCGGCCGCATCCCTTTCTTTTACCTGCAGCTGGAGCGTTCCTTCTACTATCTCATGAAGGCGTACAACTGCCTGCGTCGGGTGCACATCCGCGAGTTCTCCGTGAAGGGTTTGACCTTCCACGCGAAGGGCTTGTGGTTCATGGGCCGGCGGTGctcctcagccgccgcctcctccccaggcaaggacggcgagggcgatgCTAGGCAGCACCACGGCGGCCATGGTGCCGATGCCGCGGCCGCAGACCCGTGCCCACCGGAGTGTATCTCCGCTCCGTACCTCGTCGCGTACGGCAGCACCAACTACGGATACCGTTCTGTTCACAAGGAcgtcgaggtggaggcgTTCCTGCTGACCACCAACGACGCACTGCGCGAGATGCTGCGGCAGGAGCTGCTCTTTCTTCTCCAGCAGTCTGTCCCAGTCACGGAGACGCAGTTTGTGGGCACGGCAATGGGCCGCTTCCAGCCTGTGATCTCGCTGATCGCTCACCTTGGCCACGATTTCCTGTAA
- a CDS encoding phosphotyrosyl phosphate activator protein,putative: protein MRGSDAMATQASRWRPPQNPAAVRKYSSETAAPQPPAKIILEDHSLIEVFRRSAAFQRIIAYVQGCSEAVESTPNHQRLSATVDDCDDTVRYLVTDYLPRLHDIVTAIPLEDMAQQRFGNRAKRLFHARLEETVIADMEKLIRTFPTSAGRSEETITDMATEVAAYVMDSFGNATRLDYGSGHELHFFIVIMICLEEHGDGGGSLKDEPAVLVPLEVPPPPPVPPAERAEVRKRRQDYIFYVFHEYMRLVRRLQKRYSLEPAGSHGVWGLDDYHHIPYIFGGAQLINAETQPVKPAADQEAMIILPKHVCDRAKVEMLKDNYLYFSMIAWILENKSGPFHEHSNMLYNISGVERWSKIYSGMVKMFAAEVLAKFNVSQHLLFGRHLPWNTKTM from the coding sequence ATGAGGGGCTCTGACGCGATGGCGACGCAGGcgtcgaggtggcggccaCCGCAGAACCCGGCAGCCGTGCGGAAGTACTCAAGCGAGACTGCCGCCCCGCAGCCACCTGCGAAGATCATCTTGGAGGACCACTCCCTCATCGAGGTCTTTCGGCGCTCGGCGGCTTTTCAGAGGATCATTGCCTACGTGCAAggctgcagcgaggcggtggagtCGACGCCAAACCACCAGCGCCTGTCCGCCACGGTGGATGACTGCGACGATACGGTGAGGTACCTCGTAACGGACTACCTACCACGACTGCATGACATCGTGACCGCGATCCCGCTGGAGGAcatggcgcagcagcgctttgGCAACCGCGCCAAGCGCCTGTTTCACGCGCGACTCGAGGAGACGGTCATCGCCGACATGGAGAAGCTCATCCGAACCTTTCCCACCTCCGCGGGTCGGTCGGAGGAGACGATCACCGATATGGCGACAGAGGTGGCGGCGTACGTCATGGACTCTTTCGGCAACGCCACCCGCCTCGACtacggcagcggccacgaGCTGCACTTCTTCATCGTCATCATGATCTGCCTCGAGgagcacggcgacggcggcgggagTCTGAAGGATGAGCCGGCGGTGCTCGTCCCGCtcgaggtgccgccgccgccgccggtgccccCAGCGGAGCGCGCGGAGGTGCGCAAGCGGCGTCAGGACTACATCTTCTACGTCTTTCACGAATACATGCGCCTGGTCCGGCGTCTGCAGAAGCGTTACTCACTCGAGCCGGCGGGGTCGCACGGGGTATGGGGCCTAGACGACTATCACCACATCCCCTACATCTTcggtggtgcgcagctcATCAACGCGGAGACACAACCCGTGAAACCGGCGGCCGATCAGGAGGCGATGATAATTCTACCCAAGCACGTCTGCGACCGCGCCAAGGTGGAGATGCTGAAGGACAACTATCTCTACTTTAGCATGATCGCGTGGATCTTGGAGAACAAGTCGGGGCCCTTCCACGAGCACAGCAACATGCTGTACAACATCTCCGGTGTCGAGCGCTGGTCG
- a CDS encoding putative protein kinase, which translates to MSSSQLDSATATAAATMTSTAVSSVSAEPSPPTGSSSTTIMSYSSTALAQQQRLLVSSLPPCDGPLQYVDPTAGSLPSASPSCDEEHSSCARPDAAQRDRVVSLRVPHVTAHERSGHASNDSSPPPSSLPAAVERLTSRSADAAYVALHLDHDGAGDCATSSSLTASTSTASMHTTEPRALRDTLPTPPMQDQSGSEGGIDAAAAQPCMKTPRDTSSAGTPTIMSSTKTAVSGGVDATSARHSSLSLVKAGSDATPDMTGRRSAAPSSPLKPQSISLQPEESARVAVDAGSRGSAGQQPSAGGDLTTMTTTGTTTNTTTAASGLPRKMLSVTLPACTTMNGSETPSFQAGSLMLPLGDGAPPSCSVEEAMAAVSGPRREKRRPPSLFSSSAPPTTFLTVAARPVLITPAVGIPEDRSLTTPATQATFSVSQTNQWLHVPVQRPPAPLPRTPGVPSPPSSTLVLSVLPTHDNGGGEVDADGERLNTLAVRRDSHELAETRLPMSPAPYATAHVKLPTVLPTTSPPLRSGRPAHPIAAQQHRAACERQRSLTGSSGTSTAAHYRAAGAITPAAVAPVSTPLSATMSHYGSFQAGYASAAAAGGAVTPNATPLLSNSSLCGFANHFGAGSFGTGSTPAASLSTATPTAGVNRLQPPSAARLSVTGAGGGGAAAAAAGVLSPLSLSGAAASARTARRRAPPPLLLRLRSPVGPASLSTAVSANDTSGEMTSPASAAPPSSANRAAISSAATAAAAASASAGAGASALTSPPLNSRSMGMTMHSGSASDLVSTTADRPARGSGCNPPATPARPGPFARTHGSAGQSLSTFSSGTRSGGLVRISQDRRTLVAGMFRVSREGCLTVRNMLLLNPTRIDAGSATGGAAGPGGTCGSFMGSSTTGTSGGGSKSRPLQLLHPQRSAASYSPVSSNGGLVGRMQLLGPGGGNDIGGGGGVGGGAGGLGPMTPNTTGSDWPLPHAYHGGGCSGNARNMHNSGGGGGGASATANASFTLFSTSMDTPFSPITYSMDSQRMALPSPLGPHYDRAGAAAGPPPQLLSTVCNDTAASHFLGANGSLHQQPQQHEGLLPGAHHVTDTNASPTRNLGYGMVTAGAAAVTQQQQVATPNSTTPLGQPFGGSVGNICHAQLRSQASNGWLPGALGTTNTVSPSPFATAGGAGSMLGAGAFTDTDTVNSLLLPYADIPAYRGAIASTTAGSCMGSPSGHTNPCGFRTTTTAETGMAAAAPMMGGSGTTHNTSFPPLPPNVVRLRDLDILPTTCGEGASATVFVAIHKPTGRRLAVKRVDLSPLCLGCSSPFMRSGAVSSGRISQLQRIVIRELQVLHLTYRSPFMVKVYNAFFLAEVAALDIVMEFMHYGGLDHLANCLQQHARMVRGSQQERHRLLTTDDDDDGDGGRRGSGHGGSPSVPPLLSDAPEAPQVAEGSLKDASAVGVGRSGTGGGVAAADTERHPSMNSISPKLLDSRRTLAERAPSSAPRPCIPTAAGTTGRSDADSTACGGGGVPCHPLSGAYKHIYGSNDSLLLDSYSVKSDCGTDDSESDDGSGLVEEPLGVTERLVAVVGEQLLRGVRDMHSRGYIHQDIKPGNVLVNEHGVVKLSDFGLSQRCDSNGIGIKNDMLTYMPPPSVAPAQSITPLQSPSLTSLQLTGARGRRAPFIWHAQRGSIGAGISGQLGSGMVGTTPPEMGSSAEGLVLSSTTNSLLAQRDGMDVLEAESTSSEEGSGEWDATRRGLSPSSSSDEAGDCCGTDKYMSPERQRGEPYGKPADIWAVGVTLAEFAVGEYPYDLTDVIDEFDRVSRMDKPVDVFQFNKHRAVPLGTVFADFCRLATLPTASQRPTAQELLEHPFFKQWHRPFNLKDYLAARVPVPSNRLKEDYLAKQRERPPEGQQPAGPLG; encoded by the coding sequence ATGTCCAGCTCACAGCTcgacagcgccaccgccaccgctgctgccaccatGACATCCACTGCCGTTTCTTCGGTGTCCGCCGAGCCGTCACCACCGACCGGGTCGTCATCAACGACAATAATGTCGTACTCCTCGACAGCATtggcgcagcaacagcggctgCTTGTCTCATCACTGCCGCCATGCGACGGCCCTCTCCAATACGTAGACCCGACTGCTGGTAGCCTGCCCAGCGCCAGCCCATCATGCGATGAGGAACACAGCAGTTGTGCGCGGCCTGATGCCGCTCAGCGTGACAGGGTTGTATCGCTGCGGGTGCCCCATGTCACAGCGCACGAGCGCAGCGGACACGCCAGCAATGATTccagccctcccccctcttcccttccaGCCGCAGTGGAGCGGCTGACGAGTCGAAGTGCGGACGCCGCCTACGTTGCTTTGCACTTGGACCACGATGGCGCGGGAGACTGCGCAACGTCCTCTTCGCTCACCGCATCAACATCGACGGCTTCCATGCACACCACTGAGCCTCGCGCGCTGAGAGACACACTTCCGACTCCGCCAATGCAGGATCAGTCAGGCTCAGAGGGTGgcatcgacgctgccgctgcgcagccctGCATGAAGACTCCTCGCGACACCAGCTCTGCCGGTACACCCACCATCATGTCCTCTACGAAGACCGCCGTCAGCGGTGGCGTTGACGCCACCTCCGCGCGGCACAGCTCTTTGTCCCTTGTAAAGGCGGGCAGTGATGCAACACCCGACATGACTGgcaggaggagcgcggcTCCTAGTTCGCCGCTCAAGCCGCAGTCGATCTCCCTGCAACCGGAGGAGAGTGCGAGAGTCGCTGTAGATGCGGGATCCCGGGGCTCTGCAGGGCAGCAGCCCAGCGCAGGTGGGGACCTGAcaacgatgacgacgacgggcaccaccaccaacaccaccacagcagcaagcGGATTGCCTCGCAAGATGCTGTCTGtcacgctgccggcgtgcaCTACCATGAACGGGTCCGAGACACCGTCGTTTCAAGCGGGGTCGttgatgctgccgctgggcgatggcgcgccgccgagttgctcggtggaggaggcaatGGCGGCCGTGTCAGGGCCGCGCCGTGAGAAACGACGCCCGCCATCACTCTTTTCAagctcggcgccgccgacgactTTTCtgaccgtcgccgccagaCCCGTGCTGATCACGCCAGCTGTCGGCATACCAGAGGATCGATCACTCACGACGCCAGCGACGCAGGCGACCTTTTCTGTCTCTCAAACCAACCAGTGGCTGCACGTGCCCGTGCAGcggccgcctgcgcctctgccgcgcacACCTGGCGTACCCAGCCCACCATCTTCGACCCTTGTCTTATCCGTGTTACCGACGCACGacaacggcggtggcgaggtgGACGCAGATGGAGAGCGGCTAAACACGCTAGCGGTCAGGCGAGACTCGCACGAGTTGGCGGAGACACGGTTGCCCATGAGTCCCGCCCCCTATGCGACTGCGCACGTGAAGTTGCCGACAGTCTTGCCGACAACCTCACCGCCGCTCCGATCCGGCCGGCCGGCCCACCCTATCGCTGCCCAACAACACCGTGCCGCATGTGAAAGACAAAGGAGCCTcaccggcagcagtggtACATCGACGGCGGCCCACTACAGAGCGGCGGGCGCCATCACAccggccgccgtcgcaccaGTTTCAACACCGTTGAGTGCGACGATGTCCCACTACGGGTCTTTTCAAGCCGGCTACgcttccgccgctgccgctggcggtgctgtgACACCGAACGCGACACCGCTGTTGAGCAACAGCAGCTTGTGCGGGTTCGCCAACCActtcggcgccggcagcttCGGCACTGGGAGTacgccagcggcgtcgcTCAGCACCGCGACCCCCACCGCTGGTGTCAACCGACTTCAGCCGCCTTCCGCAGCGCGTCTATCGGTGACtggcgcgggtggtggcggtgctgctgctgcggctgccgggGTCTTGTCGCCGCTTTCTCTGtccggagctgctgcgagtGCTCGgacagcgcgccgccgtgcaccgccgccgttaCTGTTGCGTCTTCGCTCGCCGGTCGGCCCAGCGTcgctcagcaccgccgtcagtGCGAACGATACAAGCGGTGAGATGACTTCTCCCgcatcagctgcgccgccgtcgtcagcGAACCGAGCCGCCATCTCgtctgctgccactgctgctgctgctgccagcgccagcgccggcgccggcgcctccgcACTGACCTCTCCTCCGCTGAATTCGCGGTCCATGGGGATGACTATGCACAGTGGCAGCGCAAGCGACTTGGTGAGCACGACAGCAGATCGACCCGCACGCGGAAGCGGCTGCAACCCCCCGGCCACACCCGCTCGACCCGGCCCCTTCGCCCGCACCCATGGCAGCGCAGGTCAGAGCCTGAGCACCTTTTCCTCCGGCactcgcagcggcgggctTGTGCGCATCTCACAAGATCGTCGCACCCTCGTCGCGGGGATGTTCCGCGTGTCGCGGGAAGGTTGTCTCACGGTGCGTAACATGCTTCTCCTCAACCCAACCCGCAttgacgccggcagcgccactggCGGAGCGGCCGGTCCAGGCGGCACCTGTGGCAGTTTCatgggcagcagcacaaccGGAActagcggtggtggcagcaaGAGTCGGCCGCTACAGCTGCTGCATCCGCAGCGATCTGCGGCCAGCTACTCGCCCGTGAGCAGCAACGGGGGCCTTGTGGGGCGCATGCAACTACTCGGtcccggcggcggcaatgACAtcgggggtggtgggggtgttggcggcggtgcgggtgGACTAGGTCCCATGACACCGAACACAACCGGCTCCGACTGGCCTTTGCCCCATGCGTACcacggcggtggctgctCGGGCAACGCGCGCAACAtgcacaacagcggcggcggaggagggggcgccagcgccacggcgaaCGCGTCTTTCACTCTCTTCTCTACCAGTATGGACACGCCCTTCAGCCCGATCACGTACTCAATGGACAGCCAGCGGATGGCGCTCCCAAGCCCCCTCGGCCCGCACTACGATAgagccggtgctgccgctgggccgccgccgcagctcctgAGCACAGTTTGCAACGACACTGCGGCCTCTCACTTCCTCGGCGCGAACGGCTCCCTCCatcagcagccgcagcagcatgaAGGCTTGCTGCCTGGTGCGCATCACGTAACAGACACCAACGCTTCGCCTACCCGAAACCTTGGCTACGGCATGGTGaccgctggtgccgctgcagtgacgcagcagcagcaggtcgcCACACCCAACTCCACCACCCCACTTGGGCAGCCTTTTGGCGGCAGTGTCGGCAACATCtgccacgcgcagctgcggtcTCAGGCGAGCAACGGTTGGTTGCCAGGGGCGTTGGGTACGACGAACACGGTCTCGCCGTCCCCCTTTGCGACCGCAGGCGGGGCAGGGAGCATGTtaggcgccggcgcctttACAGACACCGACACGGTGAAcagtctgctgctgccctacGCCGATATACCTGCCTATCGAGGCGCTATTGCCTCGACAACTGCTGGCAGCTGTATGGGGAGCCCGTCCGGGCATACAAACCCTTGTGGCTtccgcaccaccacgacggcaGAAACGGgaatggcggcggccgccccgATGATGGGTGGCTCAGGGACGACTCATAACACGTCGttcccgccgctgccgccaaaTGTGGTTCGGCTACGTGACCTCGACATCCTCCCGACGACTTGCGGTGAAGGCGCCTCGGCGACAGTGTTCGTCGCGATACACAAGCCCACCGGCCGTCGCCTCGCCGTGAAGCGGGTGGACCTCTCTCCACTGTGCCTGGGCTGCTCCTCACCGTtcatgcgcagcggcgccgtctcgAGTGGTCGCATCAGCCAGCTTCAGCGCATTGTGATTCGCgagctgcaggtgctgcacctCACTTACCGCAGCCCATTCATGGTCAAGGTCTACAATGCCTTCTTCCTTgctgaggtggcggcgctggacaTTGTGATGGAGTTCATGCACTATGGCGGCCTCGATCACCTCGCCAACTGCCTACAACAGCATGCGCGGATGGTGCGAGGGTCGCAACAAGAGCGTCACCGACTGCTCACCACcgacgatgatgacgacggtgacggcggccgccgcggcagtggGCATGGTGGTAGCCCATCCGTTCCGCCTCTGCTCTCTGACGCTCCCGAGGCGCCGCAGGTTGCTGAGGGCTCTCTGAAGGATGCCTCGGCGGTTGGCGTTGGCAGGAGCGGTactggcggcggtgtcgccgccgccgacaccgagCGGCATCCGTCCATGAACAGCATCTCACCTAAGCTGCTCGACTCTCGGCGTACTCTCGCAGAGCGggcaccgtcgtcggcgccgagGCCGTGCATACCAACAGCCGCCGGCACTACCGGTAGGAGCGATGCGGATAGCACGGcatgcggcggtggtggtgttccGTGTCACCCTCTCAGCGGCGCTTACAAGCACATCTACGGCAGCAATGACAGCCTTCTGCTCGACTCGTACTCCGTGAAGAGCGACTGCGGCACAGACGACTCGGAGTcggacgacggcagcggtctCGTCGAGGAACCTCTTGGCGTCACAGAGCGCCTGGTTGCCGTTGTGGGAGAGCAGTTGCTACGCGGTGTCCGCGACATGCACTCCCGTGGCTACATCCATCAAGACATCAAACCCGGTAACGTCCTTGTGAATGAACACGGGGTCGTGAAGCTCAGCGACTTTGGACTGTCGCAGCGCTGCGACAGCAACGGCATCGGCATCAAGAACGACATGCTGACGTACATGCCACCCCCCTCCGTCGCCCCGGCGCAGTCTATCACGCCACTGCAGTCACCGTCGCTTACATCCTTGCAACTGACAGGCGCACGTGGCCGTCGCGCGCCGTTCATCTGGCACGCTCAACGTGGCAGCATCGGCGCAGGCATTAGCGGCCAGCTTGGCAGCGGCATGGTCGGCACGACCCCGCCCGAGATGGGGAGCTCCGCAGAGGGGTTAGtgctcagcagcaccacgaacagcctgctggcgcagcgcgacggcatggatgtgctggaggcggagtcGACATCGTCGGAGGAGGGCTCGGGCGAATGGGACGCTACCCGAAGGGGACTGAGcccatcgtcgtcgtccgaCGAAGCCGGggactgctgcggcacggACAAGTACATGAGTCCCGAACGCCAGCGCGGCGAGCCGTACGGCAAGCCCGCTGACATCTGGGCCGTTGGCGTCACCCTCGCAGAGTTCGCGGTGGGCGAGTACCCCTATGACCTCACGGACGTCATCGACGAGTTTGACCGCGTGTCGCGGATGGATAAGCCGGTGGACGTGTTTCAGTTCAACAAGCAccgcgctgtgccgctgGGCACCGTCTTCGCGGACTTCTGCCGACTGGCAACACTACCGACAGCTTCGCAGCGGCCGACCGCACAGGAGCTGCTCGAGCACCCCTTCTTCAAGCAGTGGCACCGTCCGTTCAACCTCAAGGACTACCTCGCTGCCCGCGTGCCCGTGCCGTCGAACCGCCTGAAGGAGGACTACCTtgcgaagcagcgcgagcgcccgccggaggggcagcagccggcCGGCCCGCTGGGCTAA